The following coding sequences are from one Methanococcoides orientis window:
- a CDS encoding acyltransferase family protein codes for MDWLRVIAIITVLIFHSMRFFDPMDWDVKNNVLSENIMVLVLFIVQWLMPLFFVISGMSIYFVLSFRTKGQFIKSRFLRIMIPYLLVGIFVILPPQNYLRFLSGGGSGLTFLEFYPEYLTYTFVGVFSYFGLPPMGHLWYLLFLFIFSLVMLPLFVYLRTESGRSIISHTEPIFEKPGAIFMLALPIGVLTAILDPTSFAGNPNYFGGWSILVYPIILFYGFLIACNNKLEETIHRHGKVALVLAITTFPFILWFIQSVLDGTFQFGSYGYAGVMLLRSFNLWCWMIAFLGYGRKYLSFNNSTLKYANEGLIAFYILHQTVIQIVGFFIADWDMGIVPKYVILLTTSFIVIVTIYEIAIRRINVVRFLFGMKAKK; via the coding sequence CTGGACTGGCTGAGGGTTATAGCCATAATTACAGTCTTGATCTTTCATTCTATGAGATTTTTTGATCCCATGGACTGGGATGTAAAGAACAACGTCCTGAGTGAAAATATCATGGTACTTGTTTTGTTTATAGTCCAGTGGCTGATGCCTTTGTTCTTCGTGATCTCGGGTATGAGCATATATTTTGTGCTGAGCTTCAGGACAAAGGGACAGTTCATCAAGTCGCGATTTCTGCGCATCATGATCCCCTATCTTTTAGTGGGCATATTTGTCATACTTCCTCCCCAGAATTACCTGAGGTTTTTAAGCGGTGGAGGATCAGGGCTTACATTTCTGGAGTTCTATCCTGAGTATCTGACATACACTTTTGTTGGCGTATTCTCATATTTCGGCCTGCCACCTATGGGTCATCTGTGGTATCTTCTCTTCCTTTTCATATTCTCCTTAGTAATGCTCCCGCTTTTTGTTTATCTTAGAACTGAATCAGGAAGGTCGATAATTTCGCACACCGAACCCATTTTTGAAAAACCAGGTGCTATCTTCATGTTAGCATTGCCAATTGGAGTTCTTACTGCAATCCTTGACCCAACATCATTTGCAGGCAACCCGAATTATTTTGGTGGCTGGAGCATACTGGTATATCCTATCATTCTGTTCTATGGATTTCTTATAGCTTGCAATAATAAATTAGAGGAAACCATCCATAGGCATGGAAAAGTCGCATTGGTGCTGGCAATAACAACTTTCCCGTTTATTTTATGGTTCATACAGTCTGTACTTGATGGGACATTCCAATTTGGAAGCTATGGATATGCAGGAGTTATGCTGCTTCGTTCATTCAATCTCTGGTGCTGGATGATCGCCTTCCTGGGATATGGCAGGAAATACCTGAGCTTTAACAACAGCACATTGAAATACGCCAATGAAGGACTCATAGCCTTCTATATACTTCATCAAACGGTCATCCAGATCGTGGGGTTCTTCATTGCAGACTGGGATATGGGCATAGTTCCAAAGTACGTAATACTCCTCACCACATCGTTCATAGTGATCGTGACGATATATGAAATTGCGATCAGGCGTATCAATGTTGTCAGATTCCTTTTCGGCATGAAAGCAAAGAAATAA
- a CDS encoding GNAT family N-acetyltransferase has translation MNQKSWRIRKAIVDDAKDLKNCMDLAYTKYLDRLKGERLPPMNVDYEDEITYFPVWVAESDKEIVGGLILMFEDDYTTIANVAVRPDFQGTGIGRGLMDLAESEAKRRGYLELRLATHVLLTETISFYHHLGWSEIGRDDTRVYMRKTIDV, from the coding sequence ATGAACCAAAAAAGCTGGAGAATACGGAAAGCTATTGTTGACGATGCAAAGGATCTCAAAAATTGTATGGATCTGGCTTATACGAAGTATTTGGACAGGCTCAAAGGGGAACGACTACCACCCATGAACGTTGATTATGAAGATGAGATCACCTATTTTCCGGTCTGGGTCGCAGAATCTGACAAAGAGATAGTTGGTGGCTTGATCTTAATGTTCGAAGATGATTATACTACGATAGCAAATGTGGCAGTACGTCCTGATTTCCAGGGAACAGGCATAGGCCGGGGGCTAATGGATCTTGCCGAATCAGAAGCTAAACGCAGAGGCTATCTGGAATTACGTTTAGCAACTCATGTATTATTGACAGAAACTATTTCTTTTTATCATCATTTAGGCTGGTCAGAGATCGGTCGTGATGATACCCGTGTCTACATGAGAAAAACTATTGATGTTTAA
- a CDS encoding DUF6713 family protein, whose protein sequence is MYLPNRGGVMIASEILFWIYLVNSVLLINHEIDSAYWKEWELFKLPGGITGFLLIHIPLIFFVLYGLVLVFQQSITGLLFSLVLSFAGIFAFTAHMYFIRKGRDEFKMPISLFILVSTLIVSLTQAVLTIHLMINW, encoded by the coding sequence ATGTACTTACCTAACAGGGGTGGTGTAATGATTGCGTCTGAAATATTATTCTGGATCTATCTGGTCAATTCCGTTCTATTGATCAACCATGAGATTGACTCTGCCTACTGGAAAGAGTGGGAGCTATTCAAATTACCAGGTGGTATCACTGGATTTCTTCTGATACACATTCCCTTGATATTTTTTGTATTATATGGACTGGTTTTGGTCTTTCAGCAATCCATCACGGGACTGTTATTTTCACTTGTCCTGAGTTTTGCTGGTATTTTTGCCTTTACAGCCCACATGTATTTTATCAGGAAAGGAAGAGATGAATTCAAAATGCCCATCTCATTGTTCATTCTTGTGTCAACCCTGATCGTGTCCCTGACTCAGGCAGTACTCACTATCCATCTAATGATAAACTGGTGA